The Toxorhynchites rutilus septentrionalis strain SRP chromosome 3, ASM2978413v1, whole genome shotgun sequence genome includes a region encoding these proteins:
- the LOC129773894 gene encoding uncharacterized protein LOC129773894: MSQLFDPLGLLGPVVVMAKMFIQTLWAENMSWDTELSDKHSTWWREYRNDITALRTLEVPRRVLWNISQDYTMHCFCDASKKGYGCAVYVVSPDETSQLQSHLLTSKSRVAPLRGLTIPRLELCAALLGSQLVNNLRINTVFNGPVVFWTDSTIVLYWIKSTSNKWKIFVSNRVSEIQRLTKDHEWRHVTTESNPADLISRGILATKIINEHFWWHGPGFIRTAKELWPQNIIPALSTLDVKEEARLLVSLHVNEVDSSIFERLSELGKIIRTVAYCYRFYTNCMLPSDKRLTRALSPNEYNIALKCLVRLAQRSEFPAEIRIYGRKSNLSKSTAKSPLKNLNLFMDDFGLLRLDGRLRNLNAPFDTRFPILLPAKHTISWMIARSIHLQTLHGGPKLLLATIRQRFWPLQGLQLARRVVRKCITCFRCRPRLSQQIMAPLPSVRITPARVFSHSGMDYCGPFLVRPLSGRGASVKIYVALFVCLVVKAVHLEVVSDLSSAACIKAVKRFVARRGRVLQLHCDNATAFVGADRELKALRQEYLRQFRTKEWDSYCSENSITFCFIPARSPHFGGIWEAGIKSFKHHFRRIIGQKSFTMDQLLTIVVQIEAILNSRPLSPISESPDDLSALTPGHFLIGEPLLSIPEPDLTELNTNRLTRLQEMKRSIQDLWRRWSRDYVSQLQQRSKWKRSSTDIRNGQLVLLRQDNSPPLQWPLGRIVETTTGNDGHTRVVVVQTVSGRYKRAVTEVAVLPIDCHEEDTSQ, translated from the coding sequence ATGTCACAACTATTCGATCCCCTCGGCCTTCTTGGACCCGTAGTCGTCATGGCAAAAATGTTTATACAAACCCTCTGGGCGGAGAACATGTCGTGGGACACCGAGTTATCGGACAAACATAGCACATGGTGGAGAGAGTATCGCAACGACATCACAGCACTGAGGACACTGGAGGTCCCTAGGAGGGTGCTGTGGAACATAAGCCAGGATTACACTATGCATTGCTTCTGCGATGCATCAAAAAAAGGATACGGATGTGCCGTATATGTCGTGTCACCAGATGAGACTAGCCAGCTACAATCTCATCTTCTCACCTCAAAATCTCGAGTTGCTCCTCTCCGTGGACTCACTATTCCCCGATTAGAGCTTTGTGCAGCTCTCCTCGGAAGCCAGCTTGTTAACAACCTTCGTATCAACACTGTCTTCAATGGGCCGGTTGTGTTTTGGACTGATTCAACCATCGTGTTGTACTGGATCAAATCCACGTCAAACAAGTGGAAAATCTTCGTCTCCAACCGAGTTTCAGAGATCCAACGTCTGACGAAGGATCACGAGTGGCGACATGTTACAACAGAATCAAACCCTGCAGATCTAATCTCACGAGGAATCCTTGCAACTAAAATTATAAACGAACATTTTTGGTGGCACGGTCCAGGCTTCATCAGAACCGCGAAAGAGCTCTGGCCGCAGAATATAATCCCAGCATTGAGTACCCTGGATGTTAAGGAAGAAGCTCGTCTACTCGTTTCACTTCATGTCAACGAAGTAGATTCCTCGATTTTCGAAAGACTCTCCGAGTTGGGCAAAATAATTCGAACTGTCGCTTACTGCTATCGCTTCTATACCAACTGTATGCTTCCTAGTGATAAACGTCTCACAAGAGCTCTCTCTCCAAATGAATACAACATCGCTTTGAAATGTCTAGTTCGTTTGGCTCAGCGATCAGAATTCCCAGCAGAAATTCGCATCTACGGGAGGAAAAGCAACCTTTCGAAGAGTACAGCCAAATCTCCACTCAAAAATCTAAACCTATTCATGGATGATTTTGGTCTGCTCAGGCTCGATGGCCGCCTAAGAAACCTAAATGCACCTTTTGACACACGGTTTCCTATTCTACTCCCCGCCAAACATACTATCAGCTGGATGATAGCCCGATCGATACATTTACAAACGCTCCATGGTGGTCCGAAGCTCTTACTGGCCACGATACGTCAGCGATTCTGGCCACTACAGGGTCTTCAGTTAGCTCGCAGAGTTGTGCGCAAATGCATCACTTGTTTCCGATGCCGGCCTCGACTATCGCAACAGATCATGGCACCTTTACCGTCAGTGCGCATCACTCCAGCTCGAGTATTCTCACATTCGGGTATGGATTACTGTGGGCCGTTCCTCGTTCGTCCGTTAAGTGGAAGGGGAGCGTCGGTGAAAATCTACGTTGCTTTATTCGTATGCTTGGTGGTGAAGGCCGTGCACCTTGAAGTCGTCTCCGATTTGTCGTCCGCCGCGTGCATAAAGGCCGTCAAACGCTTCGTCGCTCGTCGCGGTCGCGTTCTACAGTTGCACTGCGATAATGCAACTGCGTTCGTCGGCGCGGATCGCGAATTGAAGGCTTTGCGACAGGAGTATCTAAGGCAGTTCCGGACGAAAGAATGGGACAGCTATTGCTCGGAGAATAGCATCACCTTCTGCTTCATACCCGCCCGCTCTCCACATTTCGGAGGAATTTGGGAGGCAGGAATAAAATCATTCAAACATCATTTTCGTCGAATAATTGGACAGAAGTCGTTTACTATGGACCAATTGCTAACCATCGTAGTTCAAATTGAGGCTATCCTCAATTCTCGCCCACTTTCGCCGATTTCCGAATCTCCAGATGACCTCTCCGCCCTTACTCCCGGTCATTTCCTGATTGGAGAGCCCCTACTATCAATTCCAGAACCAGATCTCACCGAGTTAAACACCAATCGTCTTACTCGTTTACAGGAGATGAAGCGCTCGATACAAGACCTTTGGCGTCGATGGTCTCGTGACTACGTAAGTCAGCTACAACAACGCAGCAAGTGGAAACGTTCCTCGACAGATATTCGTAATGGTCAGCTAGTTCTTCTCCGCCAAGATAATTCTCCACCGCTTCAGTGGCCCTTGGGCAGAATCGTAGAGACGACTACGGGTAATGATGGACATACACGAGTGGTTGTCGTGCAAACAGTTTCTGGTCGTTACAAACGTGCAGTCACCGAAGTTGCAGTGTTGCCAATCGATTGTCATGAAGAAGATACATCCCAGTAG
- the LOC129773895 gene encoding uncharacterized protein LOC129773895, translating into MAPAKKVNKVNKLKTLHRRRTNILGSALLIKSFNDEYDPAQMDQIPIRIQRLDELWHEFESNQDELEILENADEEFSETRREFQNLYYELKSSLQRNLAHSPARSTPSIEPSTSHNLAQPFTNIRLPEIKLKDFSGNIDDWVSFRDLFDSLIHSNRQLSAVQKMHYLRTALTGEAARIISSLDISVHNYQVAWNLLKERFENPNLLIKRHMSGLLAIPKLKRESATELAQLADDFDRHVQLLDRLEVAEKHWDSLLVERLSSRLDSTTLREWETQSYDTEHPTYKQLLQFIHKRSRIIQTVNISQSCSSQTQSKPLKNRLTAAHATSDSNHKCPCCKLAHFLFQCDQFKLLSPKQRFELTKRNGLCINCLKGTHQAKDCSSGSCKSYNKKHHSLLHLPPFPSANVRQAGAVNVPAETNRSQACQSSQIVSNFVQNTLSDEQSFVSPLAETFRSNSLNRQSFAVGIAPLSSSVVSPGSETTSYQSDQVKPRNYTVLLSTALVKVKDVDNNNHFARALLDSGSQPSFVSEALCQKLRLKRTKINSPISGIGQSTVNVHYGITLPLSSRFDTFSTSLECLVLPKLTVSLPGHHIDVVRWNIPRNLPLADPQFNISKGIDIIIGAELFYHLLEHQQFSLGLGYPILQKTFLGYIVCGKLEQLSSEPPITQTSMICAEQQLDARLQRFWEVENIEDVKEHSNEEQACEEHFLQTTSREVDGRFVVRLPLREDMITLMGDSYQPALRRFLAMERKLASNEKLRREYLSFMEDYEKLGHMEVCSRASCSPQYFLPHHAIQRQESSTTKTRVVFDGSCRFSTQPSLNDVLKIGPTVQPALYSIVINFRMPRYAITADLEKMFRQIWIHPEDRRFQQILWRRDPSEPIRTYCLKTVTYGLASSPYHATRVLNQLASEERSRFPLAEPIIRKGTYVDNVIAGHDDHETLKEACAQLIKIFQSAGFVLRQWASNSTTVLSNVPKDLWENSTELEIDQSLAVKTLGLL; encoded by the coding sequence ATGGCGCCTGCGAAGAAAGTTAATAAAGTGAATAAATTGAAGACGTTACATCGCAGGCGCACGAATATATTGGGGTCAGCCCTTCTGATTAAATCATTCAACGATGAATACGATCCTGCTCAAATGGATCAGATTCCGATTCGGATTCAACGCCTTGATGAATTGTGGCACGAATTCGAATCGAATCAAGATGAGTTAGAGATTTTAGAAAATGCAGATGAGGAATTTTCTGAAACCAGACGTGAATTCCAAAATTTATATTATGAGTTAAAAAGTTCATTGCAACGAAATCTTGCCCATTCACCGGCAAGGTCAACACCCTCTATCGAACCGTCAACGTCACATAACCTTGCACAACCGTTTACAAATATAAGACTTCCCGAAATTAAACTGAAGGATTTCTCTGGGAATATAGATGATTGGGTTTCATTTCGCGATCTTTTCGATTCTTTGATCCACTCGAATCGACAACTTAGCGCAGTGCAGAAAATGCACTACCTAAGAACTGCATTGACTGGTGAAGCGGCACGGATCATTTCCTCGCTCGATATTTCTGTCCACAATTATCAGGTTGCTTGGAACCTGTTAAAGGAAAGGTTCGAGAACCCGAATTTGCTTATCAAACGCCATATGTCGGGATTATTAGCCATCCCTAAATTGAAAAGGGAATCAGCGACGGAGCTTGCACAGTTAGCGGATGACTTCGACCGCCATGTTCAACTTCTCGATCGACTCGAAGTAGCAGAAAAACATTGGGATTCATTATTAGTCGAACGTTTGAGTAGTCGCTTGGATTCAACAACGCTTCGTGAGTGGGAAACCCAATCATACGATACTGAGCATCCAACATATAAACAACTTCTGCAGTTCATACATAAAAGATCACGCATTATACAGACTGTAAATATTTCTCAGTCGTGTAGTTCTCAAACCCAGTCGAAACCGTTGAAGAATCGTTTGACCGCCGCTCATGCAACATCTGATTCTAACCACAAATGCCCGTGCTGCAAGCTTGCACACTTCTTGTTCCAGtgtgaccaatttaaattactttCACCAAAACAACGTTTCGAACTTACCAAGAGGAATGGATTGTGTATTAATTGTTTGAAGGGAACACATCAGGCGAAGGATTGCTCCAGCGGTTCCTGTAAAAGCTACAATAAGAAACATCATTCTCTCTTACATTTGCCACCCTTTCCTTCGGCAAATGTGAGACAAGCCGGAGCAGTAAACGTACCCGCTGAAACAAATCGCTCGCAAGCCTGTCAATCGTCGCAAATCGTATCTAATTTCGTTCAAAACACTTTGTCGGATGAGCAATCGTTTGTCTCACCACTCGCGGAAACATTCCGATCGAACTCGTTAAATCGTCAATCGTTCGCGGTCGGAATCGCTCCCCTTTCCTCGTCGGTCGTCTCGCCCGGTAGCGAAACAACCTCGTATCAAAGTGATCAAGTGAAACCTCGAAATTATACAGTGTTACTCTCGACAGCACTTGTTAAAGTGAAGGATGTAGACAACAACAATCATTTCGCCAGAGCTCTTTTAGACAGTGGGTCTCAACCGAGTTTCGTTTCTGAAGCACTCTGCCAGAAGCTACGTTTGAAACGTACAAAAATTAATTCACCGATCAGCGGAATCGGACAGTCCACAGTGAACGTACACTACGGAATCACTTTGCCGCTCTCTTCTCGTTTCGATACCTTCTCCACCAGTTTGGAATGTCTGGTATTACCGAAGCTCACCGTGTCCTTGCCTGGGCACCACATCGACGTCGTACGTTGGAACATTCCACGAAATCTTCCTCTAGCAGACCCACAGTTTAACATCAGCAAAGGTATCGACATCATCATCGGTGCTGAACTGTTCTACCATTTACTAGAACATCAGCAATTCTCGCTTGGCCTCGGATACCCTATCCTTCAGAAGACATTCCTTGGATATATTGTATGTGGCAAGCTGGAACAGCTATCCTCGGAGCCACCTATAACACAAACCAGTATGATATGTGCAGAACAGCAGCTCGACGCTCGACTTCAACGGTTTTGGGAGGTCGAAAACATCGAAGACGTCAAGGAACACAGTAACGAGGAACAAGCTTGTGAGGAGCACTTCCTACAAACAACTTCCAGGGAGGTTGATGGTCGCTTCGTGGTTCGTTTACCATTGCGAGAAGATATGATAACGTTAATGGGCGATTCGTACCAGCCCGCCCTCCGTCGATTCCTGGCAATGGAGAGAAAGCTCGCTTCCAACGAAAAACTTCGCCGGGAATACCTTAGTTTCATGGAGGACTACGAGAAATTGGGTCACATGGAGGTTTGTTCGCGCGCGTCGTGTAGTCCACAGTATTTCCTGCCCCATCATGCCATTCAACGTCAGGAGAGTTCAACTACGAAGACTCGAGTGGTATTTGATGGATCATGTCGCTTCTCCACACAACCTTCGCTCAACGACGTTTTGAAAATTGGTCCAACGGTTCAACCTGCTTTGTACTCCATCGTAATAAACTTCCGCATGCCACGTTATGCCATCACAGCCGATCTGGAGAAAATGTTCAGGCAGATCTGGATTCATCCTGAGGATCGCAGATTTCAACAAATCTTGTGGCGCCGAGATCCATCTGAACCGATTCGCACGTATTGCTTGAAAACGGTCACGTATGGCTTAGCCAGTTCTCCGTATCACGCAACCAGGGTGCTGAACCAGCTAGCCTCAGAGGAAAGGAGCCGGTTTCCATTGGCGGAGCCAATAATCAGGAAAGGCACGTACGTCGACAACGTAATTGCTGGACATGATGATCATGAAACTCTCAAGGAGGCCTGCGCGCAATTGATCAAAATCTTCCAGTCTGCTGGATTTGTACTTCGCCAGTGGGCGTCAAACAGTACGACAGTTCTCTCCAACGTTCCCAAGGATCTATGGGAGAATTCTACAGAATTGGAAATAGATCAATCCCTCGCTGTGAAGACTCTAGGACTGTTGTAG